The genomic region TATAATGTGAACAAGGAACGCCTGGCCAGTCTAGGCTTTTCACCGGGTCCATGGCTCAAAGAATTAAAAGAGCGGGCCCGAAATCCTCTGAGACTGGATGAGATGATCCGGGTTCAGGGAAAGTGGTACCCGGTCCAGATTCTGAAGGAGCAGCTCTTAGAATTTAAAAAGGGACGAAAAATCGCTTATGTAACGGATACGATTTTTGATGAAATCACTCGAAAGAAGATTACCCAGTTGGTTAGAGAAGCCGATTTGTTTTATTGTGAGTCTTGCTTTTTAGAAAAGGATCGAGACAAAGCCAAAATCTCTCATCACCTTACGGCCCGGGAAGCCGGAATCCTGGCCCGGGAAGCTCAGGTCAAAAAATTGATTCTCTTCCACATATCCCGACGATATCAGGAAATTGAGTCCTCGTTGGAAGAGGCCCGAAAAGAATTTGCAGCTACGGAATAAGAAGCAGGAGGTGGTGAGGAGCAAAAGGAGGTGTTTCGTTGAAAGCCATTGTCATCCATGAGCATGGAGGTCTTGATAAGCTCAAATATGAAGAGGTAGATAAACCCAAAATATCTCCCAAAGAGGTTTTAATTCAGGTAAAGGCTTCTTCTCTGAATCACCTGGATATTTTTGTTCGCAACGGAATTCCTGGGATTAAAATCCCTCTTCCCCATATTCTGGGATCCGATTGCTCCGGCATAGTGGCCGAAGTAGGTTCAGAAGTTCGGCGGGTCAAGGTGGGGGATAGGGTAACTGTTAATCCGGGACGATGGTGCGGGCGTTGTGAGTTTTGTGTTGCAGGAGAACAAAGCCTCTGCCCGTATTTTCAGATCATGGGAGAACATGTGGATGGGGCCTGGGCCGAGTTTGTTAAGGTTCCAGAAGAAAGTGTATACCCCATCCCGGAGGGCTTATCCTTCGAGGAAGCTGCCGCTTTCCCACTGGTGTTTTTAACGGCCTGGCGAATGCTGATTACCCGAGCTGCTTTGAAACCTGGAGAAACGGTGTTAATTATTGGAATTGGGGGTGGGGTAGCGATGGCCGCTATGCAAATCGCCAAATATGCCGGAGCTAAGGTGATCGTAACTTCGGGTAGCCAGGAAAAGTTGCAAAAAGCCCTGAGTCTGGGAGCTGATGTAGGGATCAATCATCGGGAGCAGGATTTTGCAGCCGAAATTGCCAAACTGACCGGGAAAAGGGGTGTGGATGTTGTTGTGGATAGTGTAGGTGCCGATACCTGGCAGAAGTGTATCTTGAGCCTGGCAAAGGGAGGACGGTTGGTAACCTGCGGGGCAACTTCCGGACCCAACCCCAAAGAGGATCTCCTTCGGATTTTCTGGAAACAACTCTCCATACTCGGTTCGACCATGGGAAATCAACGGGAGTTTAATGAACTCTTGCGTGCCTTTGATACCGGTCGACTCAAACCCATCATCGATCAGGTCTATCCCCTTGCAGAAGCTGCAAAAGCGCTCCAAAGGTTGGAAGAGCAGGCTCAGTTTGGAAAGATTGTGTTAACGGTATCATAACACGGCAGGAGACGAAAGCCAGAAGCACTCTCCCATTTTTTATGGAGTTTCTTTGCCCTCACCCCCAACCCCCTCTCCCGAGGCTTTGGGAGAGGGGGGTAAGGGCAAAAGTGCCAGAATAAGAAGGTTAGCCCCAGCGAGGCAACCTGTGGATAGCCCCGTCAGGGGCTTTTTAGCTTATCCTTGCACCTTTGCCCCCGAACCCCTCCCTCTTCTCCCTCCCCGTCCATGGGGAGGGAAGGGGTGGGGGTGAGGGCAGAACAATTATTCAAATTTAACTTTGGCATGTCACACCACAAATGACGAGGTATTTATGGCCCGTAGGACTTAGAATAAGTATTCTAGTTTCTCCGGTCTCCTTATTCTCATCACAATGGTCTTATTTCTCCGAGAAACAGATATTCACCAGCTTTTAACCATGGAAGACACACTGCCTATTGTGGAAGAGGTATTCCGACAACAGGGTCTCGGTACCGCTATCAATCGACCTCGATTTCGAGTTCGCCTCCCTGAGGGGGTTCTTCACATTATGCCGGCAGCTACACCGGTTTTTAAATCCCTGGGGTTTAAAGCTTATACCACCTTTCGGGGAGGAGCCAGGTTTTTATTTTTCCTCTACCACTCCGATACGGGAGAGCTGTTGGCCATCATGGAAGCTAATCGCCTGGGTCAGATGCGAACCGGTGCTGCGACCGGGATTGCCACAAAATATATGGCCCGTCCAGAAGCTCGTACGGTAGGTATATTCGGGGCAGGATGGCAGGCCCAGACACAACTCCTGGCAGTTTGCGCCGTCCGAAAGATTCAAACGGTTAAAGTTTACAGTCGTACTCCTGAGACCCGTCGTACCTTCTCTCAGGAAATGGCTTCCCGGCTTAAAGTCAACGTACAACCGGTAGATTCTCCAGAAGAAGTCGTCCGGGGATCTGATATTATCATCACCATCACATCAGCGCGAGAACCGGTTTTTAAGGGAGAATGGCTGGAGCCGGGCGTTCATCTTAATGTGGCAGGCTCTAATTCGGCCATCCGACGTGAAGTAGATGATGAGACCATCCGGCGAAGCGATTTCATCGTGGTCGATTCTAAGGAAGATGGTATGATAGAATCTGGAGATCTGATTATCCCCATAGAAAAGGGAATTCTCCACTGGGGCCAGGTTCGCGAATTGGGAGACATCGTGGCCGGATATATGCCGGGTCGTCGGACTCCTGAAGAAATCACCCTATTCAAATCCAATGGCCTGGCCATTGAAGATGTTGCCGTTGCAGTCAAGCTCTATGAGCTGGCAAAGGCCAAAGGTGTTGGAATGGAATTGCCTATCTAATCCATTGTCCGTTGTCTATTGTTTCCTCTAGCCAGCAGCAGACAATGACCCACAGATCCATGACGAAACTGGCCAGTATCGACGTTGGGACCAATTCGGTCCTTCTGCTTATTGCTGAGGTGGATCCGCAGGGGAAAATAACCCCTTTGCACGATGAAGCCCGCATTACCCGCCTGGGAGAAGGATTTGGAAAGGATAAAATTCTCAAACCTGAAGCTATGGAGCGGACTTTTGAAGTCTTAAAGAAATATGTGGATCTCGCCAGAAGTTATAAAGTCTCGGAGATTAGAGCTGTCGGTACCAGCGCCTTGCGCGATGCAGAAAACAGAGAAGTTTTTCTGAACCGGGTAAAAAGTGAACTGGATTTATCCATTGAAGTTATCTCCGGGGAGAGGGAAGCCTGGCTGACTTACAGGGCCTGTGTGCTGGCCTTTCCAAAGTTGACCGGAAAAACCCTCATGCTGGACATAGGAGGGGGCAGTACCGAGTTTATCTTCGGAGATCGGGAGCACCTGGAGCAGATGGTTAGTTTAAATATCGGGAGTGTCCGGGCTACGGAAATGTTCCTCCACAGCGATCCCATCGGGGAAAGGGAATTTCAGAATCTCTACAGTTATTTACAGGATAAAATCCGGCCCGTCCTTAATCCCCACAAAAAAAACCTTTCTTGCCTGATAGGTGTTGCTGGAACCGTCACCACCCTGGCCGCTATGGATCTTGAAATGGTTCACTATGACCCCTCCCTCATCCACGGCTTCCGTTTGACCCGAGGACGATTGAATCAACTCCTGGATAAGATGAAAAAAATGACCCTGGTAGAAAGAAAAAAACTCCCCGGTTTGGATCCCGGGCGGGCCGATGTTATTGTAGCCGGAGGGTTAATTCTCAAAGTCGTTTTGGAGGAAACCGGGTTGGAAGAAGTTATCGTAAGCGATTGGGGAATCCGGCATGGTTTATTAGAGAGCAAAATTTGAAATTTTTCATTTGAAATTGGATTTAATGGGGTATAAATTAGTAATACCTAACTAATTAGTCAGGATTTGCCTTCGATCTATGTAATCTAATCAGAATGGGTTTTTGACTAGATTACATGGAATCCTTAAATTAGGAGGGATAACAAATGTCTTTGCAGTTAGGAGCCCCCGTTCCAGATTTTGAAGCGATCAGTACCCATGGTCCCATCAAATTGTCCAATTATAAAGGACAGTGGGTTCTTCTCTTTTCACATCCTGCCGATTTCACACCGGTCTGCACCACGGAATTTATTGAATTCGCCAAGAGATATGATGAATTCAAAAAACGTGGGGTCGTGCTGATCGGTAATAGCGTAGATAGCATCTATTCCCATATTGCCTGGACCCGAAATATCGAAGAAAAAATGGGTGTAAAAATTCCATTCCCTGTTATCGCGGATCTGGATCAAAAAGTAGCGAAGCTCTACGGTATGGTCCATGAACCCACCAGTGTTACGGCGACGGTCCGATGTGTATTCTTCATTGATCCCAATCAGATTTTACGGGCGATGATTTATTATCCCTTAACAACCGGACGTAACATGGACGAGATTTTACGGGTCATTGACTCCTTGCAGGCGGTAGATAAGTACGGGGTTGCTACTCCTGCAAATTGGCAACCGGGTGATCCTGTCATTGTTCCGGCTCCTCAAACTACTGAGCTGGCCGAAAAGCGATTGCAAGACCAAAGCGTTGAAGCCAAAGACTGGTACTTTAGCTTGAAGAGAATTTAATGGAACACAGAGAGGCAGAAACACCGAAACCTGGTGTTTCGGGATATAGACACCTTGGGACGCGGAGACACGGAGACATTTCTCTGCATCTTCCAGTCTCCGCATCCCCCAGATCCCTTTGAGAATTCCTTAAATTTTTTGATCAAATTTACCAGCATAACCCGTCATTTCTACATATCCTTTCCCGGTTACTTTCTGATTTCCATAAGAACCTGTTACGTTGACACTCCC from Candidatus Limnocylindrales bacterium harbors:
- a CDS encoding zinc-binding dehydrogenase produces the protein MKAIVIHEHGGLDKLKYEEVDKPKISPKEVLIQVKASSLNHLDIFVRNGIPGIKIPLPHILGSDCSGIVAEVGSEVRRVKVGDRVTVNPGRWCGRCEFCVAGEQSLCPYFQIMGEHVDGAWAEFVKVPEESVYPIPEGLSFEEAAAFPLVFLTAWRMLITRAALKPGETVLIIGIGGGVAMAAMQIAKYAGAKVIVTSGSQEKLQKALSLGADVGINHREQDFAAEIAKLTGKRGVDVVVDSVGADTWQKCILSLAKGGRLVTCGATSGPNPKEDLLRIFWKQLSILGSTMGNQREFNELLRAFDTGRLKPIIDQVYPLAEAAKALQRLEEQAQFGKIVLTVS
- a CDS encoding ornithine cyclodeaminase family protein is translated as MVLFLRETDIHQLLTMEDTLPIVEEVFRQQGLGTAINRPRFRVRLPEGVLHIMPAATPVFKSLGFKAYTTFRGGARFLFFLYHSDTGELLAIMEANRLGQMRTGAATGIATKYMARPEARTVGIFGAGWQAQTQLLAVCAVRKIQTVKVYSRTPETRRTFSQEMASRLKVNVQPVDSPEEVVRGSDIIITITSAREPVFKGEWLEPGVHLNVAGSNSAIRREVDDETIRRSDFIVVDSKEDGMIESGDLIIPIEKGILHWGQVRELGDIVAGYMPGRRTPEEITLFKSNGLAIEDVAVAVKLYELAKAKGVGMELPI
- a CDS encoding Ppx/GppA phosphatase family protein, producing the protein MTHRSMTKLASIDVGTNSVLLLIAEVDPQGKITPLHDEARITRLGEGFGKDKILKPEAMERTFEVLKKYVDLARSYKVSEIRAVGTSALRDAENREVFLNRVKSELDLSIEVISGEREAWLTYRACVLAFPKLTGKTLMLDIGGGSTEFIFGDREHLEQMVSLNIGSVRATEMFLHSDPIGEREFQNLYSYLQDKIRPVLNPHKKNLSCLIGVAGTVTTLAAMDLEMVHYDPSLIHGFRLTRGRLNQLLDKMKKMTLVERKKLPGLDPGRADVIVAGGLILKVVLEETGLEEVIVSDWGIRHGLLESKI
- a CDS encoding peroxiredoxin, whose product is MSLQLGAPVPDFEAISTHGPIKLSNYKGQWVLLFSHPADFTPVCTTEFIEFAKRYDEFKKRGVVLIGNSVDSIYSHIAWTRNIEEKMGVKIPFPVIADLDQKVAKLYGMVHEPTSVTATVRCVFFIDPNQILRAMIYYPLTTGRNMDEILRVIDSLQAVDKYGVATPANWQPGDPVIVPAPQTTELAEKRLQDQSVEAKDWYFSLKRI